One Amaranthus tricolor cultivar Red isolate AtriRed21 chromosome 10, ASM2621246v1, whole genome shotgun sequence genomic window carries:
- the LOC130825724 gene encoding uncharacterized protein LOC130825724 isoform X2 has protein sequence MEEYLQYMRTLRSQMNDYEDQTAKISVDEQMLITTIHTLEKDLDSAKTETKRVVEETDEMIKNKAELLSRIFEKQKRNVSLEADSFNLLQTLELIQQEKSNQAAKVLEKRIYYSKVIEDMKSKLQEQKVVFGQDWLDNNLSNEPSKDDIMEKKLIEEMSSKGPTSCSSGDENKTLLLGKVRAAQSKLDETIHAKNKLISENNELKQSIEQLKSDINDIKPELIATEVSSLEKELKVLLSEKDGELEYLKSLRSQIDKLKGIRHLVKCACGTEYKIELSHCDVEE, from the exons ATGGAGGAATACTTGCAGTACATGAGAACTCTTCGCAGTCAGATGAatg ATTATGAAGATCAAACGGCAAAAATTTCGGTTGATGAGCAAATGCTAATCACTACAATTCACACTCTCGAGAAAGACCTCGACTCAG CAAAGACAGAAACAAAGCGAGTTGTGGAGGAAACTGATGAAATGATTAAGAACAAGGCTGAATTATTGTCCAGAATTTTTGAAAAGCAAAAAAGAAATGTGTCATTGGAAGCAGATTCCTTCAACCTATTACAG ACTTTGGAACTCATTCAACAAGAAAAAAGCAACCAAGCAGCAAAAGTTCTTGAGAAAAG GATATATTATTCCAAGGTTATTGAAGATATGAAATCCAAGTTGCAAGAGCAGAAG GTGGTGTTTGGACAGGACTGGCTGGATAACAATCTAAGCAATGAG CCTTCTAAAGATGATATcatggaaaaaaaattgattgaag AAATGTCTAGTAAGGGCCCAACATCATGTAGCTCG GGAGATGAGAATAAGACACTCTTGCTGGGAAAGGTGCGTGCTGCACAATCTAAGCTTGATGAGACAATTCACGCAAAAAACAAACTAATTTCTGAGAATAATGAG CTGAAGCAATCTATTGAACAATTAAAAAGTGATATTAATGATATCAAG CCTGAGCTAATTGCCACAGAAGTTAGTTCGCTGGAAAAAGAACTGAAGGTGCTCTTGTCAGAGAAGGATGGGGAACTGGAGTACTTGAAGAGTTTACGGAGCCAAATTGATAAACTGAAG GGAATACGCCATCTTGTCAAGTGTGCGTGCGGAACAGAATACAAAATAGAATTGAGCCATTGTGATGTGGAAGAATAA
- the LOC130825724 gene encoding uncharacterized protein LOC130825724 isoform X3, whose product MEEYLQYMRTLRSQMNDYEDQTAKISVDEQMLITTIHTLEKDLDSAKTETKRVVEETDEMIKNKAELLSRIFEKQKRNVSLEADSFNLLQTLELIQQEKSNQAAKVLEKSIVSRIYYSKVIEDMKSKLQEQKDWLDNNLSNEPSKDDIMEKKLIEEMSSKGPTSCSSGDENKTLLLGKVRAAQSKLDETIHAKNKLISENNELKQSIEQLKSDINDIKPELIATEVSSLEKELKVLLSEKDGELEYLKSLRSQIDKLKGIRHLVKCACGTEYKIELSHCDVEE is encoded by the exons ATGGAGGAATACTTGCAGTACATGAGAACTCTTCGCAGTCAGATGAatg ATTATGAAGATCAAACGGCAAAAATTTCGGTTGATGAGCAAATGCTAATCACTACAATTCACACTCTCGAGAAAGACCTCGACTCAG CAAAGACAGAAACAAAGCGAGTTGTGGAGGAAACTGATGAAATGATTAAGAACAAGGCTGAATTATTGTCCAGAATTTTTGAAAAGCAAAAAAGAAATGTGTCATTGGAAGCAGATTCCTTCAACCTATTACAG ACTTTGGAACTCATTCAACAAGAAAAAAGCAACCAAGCAGCAAAAGTTCTTGAGAAAAG CATTGTTTCCAGGATATATTATTCCAAGGTTATTGAAGATATGAAATCCAAGTTGCAAGAGCAGAAG GACTGGCTGGATAACAATCTAAGCAATGAG CCTTCTAAAGATGATATcatggaaaaaaaattgattgaag AAATGTCTAGTAAGGGCCCAACATCATGTAGCTCG GGAGATGAGAATAAGACACTCTTGCTGGGAAAGGTGCGTGCTGCACAATCTAAGCTTGATGAGACAATTCACGCAAAAAACAAACTAATTTCTGAGAATAATGAG CTGAAGCAATCTATTGAACAATTAAAAAGTGATATTAATGATATCAAG CCTGAGCTAATTGCCACAGAAGTTAGTTCGCTGGAAAAAGAACTGAAGGTGCTCTTGTCAGAGAAGGATGGGGAACTGGAGTACTTGAAGAGTTTACGGAGCCAAATTGATAAACTGAAG GGAATACGCCATCTTGTCAAGTGTGCGTGCGGAACAGAATACAAAATAGAATTGAGCCATTGTGATGTGGAAGAATAA
- the LOC130825724 gene encoding uncharacterized protein LOC130825724 isoform X4 — translation MEEYLQYMRTLRSQMNDYEDQTAKISVDEQMLITTIHTLEKDLDSAKTETKRVVEETDEMIKNKAELLSRIFEKQKRNVSLEADSFNLLQTLELIQQEKSNQAAKVLEKRIYYSKVIEDMKSKLQEQKDWLDNNLSNEPSKDDIMEKKLIEEMSSKGPTSCSSGDENKTLLLGKVRAAQSKLDETIHAKNKLISENNELKQSIEQLKSDINDIKPELIATEVSSLEKELKVLLSEKDGELEYLKSLRSQIDKLKGIRHLVKCACGTEYKIELSHCDVEE, via the exons ATGGAGGAATACTTGCAGTACATGAGAACTCTTCGCAGTCAGATGAatg ATTATGAAGATCAAACGGCAAAAATTTCGGTTGATGAGCAAATGCTAATCACTACAATTCACACTCTCGAGAAAGACCTCGACTCAG CAAAGACAGAAACAAAGCGAGTTGTGGAGGAAACTGATGAAATGATTAAGAACAAGGCTGAATTATTGTCCAGAATTTTTGAAAAGCAAAAAAGAAATGTGTCATTGGAAGCAGATTCCTTCAACCTATTACAG ACTTTGGAACTCATTCAACAAGAAAAAAGCAACCAAGCAGCAAAAGTTCTTGAGAAAAG GATATATTATTCCAAGGTTATTGAAGATATGAAATCCAAGTTGCAAGAGCAGAAG GACTGGCTGGATAACAATCTAAGCAATGAG CCTTCTAAAGATGATATcatggaaaaaaaattgattgaag AAATGTCTAGTAAGGGCCCAACATCATGTAGCTCG GGAGATGAGAATAAGACACTCTTGCTGGGAAAGGTGCGTGCTGCACAATCTAAGCTTGATGAGACAATTCACGCAAAAAACAAACTAATTTCTGAGAATAATGAG CTGAAGCAATCTATTGAACAATTAAAAAGTGATATTAATGATATCAAG CCTGAGCTAATTGCCACAGAAGTTAGTTCGCTGGAAAAAGAACTGAAGGTGCTCTTGTCAGAGAAGGATGGGGAACTGGAGTACTTGAAGAGTTTACGGAGCCAAATTGATAAACTGAAG GGAATACGCCATCTTGTCAAGTGTGCGTGCGGAACAGAATACAAAATAGAATTGAGCCATTGTGATGTGGAAGAATAA
- the LOC130825724 gene encoding uncharacterized protein LOC130825724 isoform X5, producing the protein MEEYLQYMRTLRSQMNDYEDQTAKISVDEQMLITTIHTLEKDLDSAKTETKRVVEETDEMIKNKAELLSRIFEKQKRNVSLEADSFNLLQTLELIQQEKSNQAAKVLEKSIVSRIYYSKVIEDMKSKLQEQKVVFGQDWLDNNLSNEPSKDDIMEKKLIEEMSSKGPTSCSSGDENKTLLLGKVRAAQSKLDETIHAKNKLISENNELKQSIEQLKSDINDIKKLVRWKKN; encoded by the exons ATGGAGGAATACTTGCAGTACATGAGAACTCTTCGCAGTCAGATGAatg ATTATGAAGATCAAACGGCAAAAATTTCGGTTGATGAGCAAATGCTAATCACTACAATTCACACTCTCGAGAAAGACCTCGACTCAG CAAAGACAGAAACAAAGCGAGTTGTGGAGGAAACTGATGAAATGATTAAGAACAAGGCTGAATTATTGTCCAGAATTTTTGAAAAGCAAAAAAGAAATGTGTCATTGGAAGCAGATTCCTTCAACCTATTACAG ACTTTGGAACTCATTCAACAAGAAAAAAGCAACCAAGCAGCAAAAGTTCTTGAGAAAAG CATTGTTTCCAGGATATATTATTCCAAGGTTATTGAAGATATGAAATCCAAGTTGCAAGAGCAGAAG GTGGTGTTTGGACAGGACTGGCTGGATAACAATCTAAGCAATGAG CCTTCTAAAGATGATATcatggaaaaaaaattgattgaag AAATGTCTAGTAAGGGCCCAACATCATGTAGCTCG GGAGATGAGAATAAGACACTCTTGCTGGGAAAGGTGCGTGCTGCACAATCTAAGCTTGATGAGACAATTCACGCAAAAAACAAACTAATTTCTGAGAATAATGAG CTGAAGCAATCTATTGAACAATTAAAAAGTGATATTAATGATATCAAG AAGTTAGTTCGCTGGAAAAAGAACTGA
- the LOC130825724 gene encoding uncharacterized protein LOC130825724 isoform X1, which yields MEEYLQYMRTLRSQMNDYEDQTAKISVDEQMLITTIHTLEKDLDSAKTETKRVVEETDEMIKNKAELLSRIFEKQKRNVSLEADSFNLLQTLELIQQEKSNQAAKVLEKSIVSRIYYSKVIEDMKSKLQEQKVVFGQDWLDNNLSNEPSKDDIMEKKLIEEMSSKGPTSCSSGDENKTLLLGKVRAAQSKLDETIHAKNKLISENNELKQSIEQLKSDINDIKPELIATEVSSLEKELKVLLSEKDGELEYLKSLRSQIDKLKGIRHLVKCACGTEYKIELSHCDVEE from the exons ATGGAGGAATACTTGCAGTACATGAGAACTCTTCGCAGTCAGATGAatg ATTATGAAGATCAAACGGCAAAAATTTCGGTTGATGAGCAAATGCTAATCACTACAATTCACACTCTCGAGAAAGACCTCGACTCAG CAAAGACAGAAACAAAGCGAGTTGTGGAGGAAACTGATGAAATGATTAAGAACAAGGCTGAATTATTGTCCAGAATTTTTGAAAAGCAAAAAAGAAATGTGTCATTGGAAGCAGATTCCTTCAACCTATTACAG ACTTTGGAACTCATTCAACAAGAAAAAAGCAACCAAGCAGCAAAAGTTCTTGAGAAAAG CATTGTTTCCAGGATATATTATTCCAAGGTTATTGAAGATATGAAATCCAAGTTGCAAGAGCAGAAG GTGGTGTTTGGACAGGACTGGCTGGATAACAATCTAAGCAATGAG CCTTCTAAAGATGATATcatggaaaaaaaattgattgaag AAATGTCTAGTAAGGGCCCAACATCATGTAGCTCG GGAGATGAGAATAAGACACTCTTGCTGGGAAAGGTGCGTGCTGCACAATCTAAGCTTGATGAGACAATTCACGCAAAAAACAAACTAATTTCTGAGAATAATGAG CTGAAGCAATCTATTGAACAATTAAAAAGTGATATTAATGATATCAAG CCTGAGCTAATTGCCACAGAAGTTAGTTCGCTGGAAAAAGAACTGAAGGTGCTCTTGTCAGAGAAGGATGGGGAACTGGAGTACTTGAAGAGTTTACGGAGCCAAATTGATAAACTGAAG GGAATACGCCATCTTGTCAAGTGTGCGTGCGGAACAGAATACAAAATAGAATTGAGCCATTGTGATGTGGAAGAATAA